A window of the Helianthus annuus cultivar XRQ/B chromosome 4, HanXRQr2.0-SUNRISE, whole genome shotgun sequence genome harbors these coding sequences:
- the LOC110937649 gene encoding uncharacterized protein LOC110937649 isoform X1: MARGPLLKKINGVPASPSGSKLEKRFAKMRLSESGNIKKKKKKKKASLANKGNITLFDEVANFAKTSASHSYVTEGSRPAIPFVVYEGVKEVADIMSRPDWPNHKLQSDLHQAEYILMVTCRAFRNLLPTGWRYAREYASALIAGYGEVFTRDDLQYIA, translated from the exons ATGGCTCGTGGTCCCCTGCTCAA AAAGATTAATGGGGTACCGGCATCACCTTCTGGATCTAAG CTGGAGAAAAGGTTTGCCAAGATGCGTCTTTCTGAAAGTGGGAACattaagaagaagaagaagaagaagaaggcgtCATTAGCTAATAAGGGAAATATCACATTGTTTGATGAA GTGGCCAACTTTGCTAAGACAAGTGCTTCTCATTCTTATGTGACTGAAG GGTCTCGACCTGCAATTCCATTTGTTGTATATGAGGGTGTTAAGGAGGTAGCTGACATCATGAGTCGTCCTGATTGGCCCAATCACAAACTTCAATCTGATTTGCATCAAGCTGAGTATATACTTATGGTGACTTGTCGCGCTTTCCGCAACTTGTTGCCAACTGGCTGGAGATA CGCACGGGAGTATGCCAGCGCTCTTATTGCAGGCTATGGCGAGGTTTTCACAAGGGATGACCTTCAATACATCGCGTAG
- the LOC110937649 gene encoding uncharacterized protein LOC110937649 isoform X2, whose translation MARGPLLKKINGVPASPSGSKLEKRFAKMRLSESGNIKKKKKKKKASLANKGNITLFDEVANFAKTSASHSYVTEGSRPAIPFVVYEGVKEVADIMSRPDWPNHKLQSDLHQAEYILMVTCRAFRNLLPTGWRYAREYASALIAGYGEVFTRDDLQYIA comes from the exons AAAGATTAATGGGGTACCGGCATCACCTTCTGGATCTAAG CTGGAGAAAAGGTTTGCCAAGATGCGTCTTTCTGAAAGTGGGAACattaagaagaagaagaagaagaagaaggcgtCATTAGCTAATAAGGGAAATATCACATTGTTTGATGAA GTGGCCAACTTTGCTAAGACAAGTGCTTCTCATTCTTATGTGACTGAAG GGTCTCGACCTGCAATTCCATTTGTTGTATATGAGGGTGTTAAGGAGGTAGCTGACATCATGAGTCGTCCTGATTGGCCCAATCACAAACTTCAATCTGATTTGCATCAAGCTGAGTATATACTTATGGTGACTTGTCGCGCTTTCCGCAACTTGTTGCCAACTGGCTGGAGATA CGCACGGGAGTATGCCAGCGCTCTTATTGCAGGCTATGGCGAGGTTTTCACAAGGGATGACCTTCAATACATCGCGTAG